The genomic region AGGACTACAATCTGGTTGTTTCTTTGGGCAAATCAATTTCTTCCAATTTGTATCATATACTTGAGCCCCTTTTCTTGTTCACGCAATTTGTTGCCAATAAAGTTGGCtaattactctttttatttcaaattgatGAATTCGACTTAGTTGATTCAACACGCTGCATGAGTTATTAGAAAGTTACTTTATTTgtcataattagaaaaaaagagtttattacTCAAGATATTGGGGATGAACTAAATTGGAGTAATTGCATGTTAATTGCATAGtaagaagggaaaaaaattacCTTATGAGAGACTCAAGTGGAGTCTAACACCTAACCACTTTACTTCACTGATTTTTTTCAAACGGcttgctttttggtttttaaaaataaattaacccaCCCATATAACAAAACTAAGATTCCACTTGCAGGAATTAATGAAGGGATGAATTAAGAcggataagttttattttatttattttctttttttgtaaagtgGCCTTTAACACTGAAATATCCCAGCATAagctttaaataaaatacattaatcGATCAAATTTAGGCAATGACGATATGGCTTCTATGGCAGTGCCTAAAGGCCATGCAGCTTCCACAAGAGCATCCTGATATTCTATTTCATTTGCCACTGTAATCTCTTGCCATGGATCAAGGCCTGCCAAAATATGATAAAAGTCAGTATAAAAGGCCAACAAATTAAATGAAGGTGCCAACATATTTTGGAACAACACATATCAACTTCACAATGCAACTTACCAAATCCATCGGTGTACAATGCATACTGGTATGCAATATCCAAGCATACATATGGAAGTCTATCCTCAGCAAGGTTTGGATAGGTGGACTTGGCATCCTCCAATTTTGTTTCACAAGCTCGTTTAGCTTCAATCTCAAGATCAACAGGATGAATTTTGGAGTTGGGTTTATTTAGATCAATGATACCAATCTAATAGATCAAATACGACGTAGTTAGAATTTCCACGAGGAAGATTCAAAATATGAAAGTTGTccatgattaaataaaataggaCAAATTGGTTTAAGAAAAATGCATGTTAGGGACAGAACATTCCCTAGCTAGTTCCTCGCTAATCTATCACAAAATCGAGGGCTGGCAGTTGATaccatattaaatttataatgcaGTAAACATCCTAAAGGTTCTCTTAAAAATTGGTTCATAAGGAGGTGACCTACCCAAGTATATAAGCATTTATCAAGTTTGTTAAACATTTAATGTGAGACTATTCTCAACAATTAATGAAGGATTAGTTAGAAAAACTCTCCTTTTGCTAAATCCAAGTAGCAAATTAGTGTGAGAATGTTCCCTTGCTAGTGTGTCGCCATTTCCATATCAAATCCTCCGCTAATTGCATGAAAGAAACTAGCCATATCCCTCGCAAATTTGCGACTATAGCTTCTTGTTTTTCCCGCGCTAATCCCTCAGTAACATTCTCTTACTCTTTCCCGGCAAATCTTTCTCTAATGTCTCGCTGTTTATCCCTGGCAATTCTATAATCATTCCTTCGTGAACAGTTCCATGCAAGTTTCTCGTTACTTCGTCGCTATTAATTGGACATATTCCCTAGCTATTCCTTCGCAAGTCTCTCGCTATTAATACTTATATAGTAACTCATCATTTCCTCGCAAATCACTCAAACTATCCGTAGCAATTCCCTATTTCACATGTGTCTAATTTTCAGTCTCCATGATTTTAGTTtccatatttttaataatgacaaattttgtctctctataaaaaatttagaatacTAGAATGAGAGACGAAATtcacaattataaaatatacaaggattcaaatcattattttggtTTAGGTGAATCCAGGTATTTTTCGGCCGAAAgccaaaaacaaattttaaagataataaccaaaactattttaaattaaaattatgggatctaaaacaaattttatccaataaatattaGATATATATACCTCTGTAGGCAGATAATAGAAAGATGAAGTGCCGAAAAGAATTTTCTGTCCACTTCCCCTTCCACCATCCCATATACCACCAAATGTGCAATTTTGATGGGGGCATGACTCATTCAATTTGAGAGCTTGAAGAACAACCTCTCTACATTCATCGTAGCTGGAGCCAGAAATGGGAGCGAAGGCCTTATAGTCTGCTCCTGAATATGTGTAGGTCCCTTTAAGGAATAAAAACGTCCACAATTGTGTTATTGGcatgctaaaaataaaaaacttgaaaagaagaaacagaaacgaatataaaaagttatttaaattcGGAAGTTCTTTCTCCCTTAATTATACTGTTAAGTGCAGAATCCCAAACAATTAAGATGGGGGAATTTAGCATCGAAGAAGCATCAGGGCATTTGAAGAAATGAAGAATCCGTGTTTACCATCGAAGCCagctaaaatacaagggttagCGGAGCCATCAGTGACCTTCAAAATCTCGGCACGAGATGCTTCTCTACCGTAATGCAAATAACTGAAAGAAGGAtgttaaaactatatatatattagccGTTGCATGGGCCATGTATcaaagaataatattattttctacctCTATCTAGACTTCTAATTGATACAACTCGGTCCATGTTTAGATTTCAATAAGGAGaacttaaaaatacttttatttttaaagaaaaacaattccttttcatttttttacaataaaattcgtaaatgtatattgaaatttggaaattcaACATTTATCCGAATATAGCCTTAGAAAGTCTGATCCATGAGCTAAGAAGTACCAACACTTGTGGGACACGTGTATGACACATGTTAAACACCTCTCACTCgtgttgtaattaattttttttttctcaaacacCTCTGTGATGTGACTCGTATCATATCaaagaaatattaattcaaTCCCAAAAACTAGTTAAAGGGATAAGAATTGTCCCTCGTGTCAAATACTTCTTAGACTTGATGTGAGTTTAGACTTAACTCAATCCCAAAAACTAACTTAAAGGGTGAGGGTTGCCTCTTATTGACAAAGTCTTCTATGGTTGTATTGTATTGTTAGTTTACGTGAAACTTGGATTATTTTCAACAAAAcacttagaaaattttataaaaaaaaaattaactagttGTTTTAGCTTTTAAGAAATATTATTCATCTTATGTTAGAATTTTTTCTGTTGTAAAGATTGTATTTTCGAGTGATCTCTTTTGGTATATTCTACCCGAGGGTCATTATTCAGTATTATATGGAAATTGTGAAGCTTAATAACTTTgttttagaattgtgaattatataaattaaatatctcGAGGGTCTTTATTGTGGTCGACATTAATTGTGTTCAAGTGTTCATGTATGTGTTGTATTTGGTGTCAGTGTCAAAAGTGCTTCATTGTCCAAGAGCTTTAGCTCTCAAAAGTTGTACACCTTAACATCTACTGGCACTAGctactaaaatatatatacgAAGAATAAGAAGGAAATTAACCTGTGAACATAGAGGTCATATTCCTTTCCCTTGAGTACAAGCTTCTTTATGTAAGGTTCCTCTCCATCTGGTGGTTTTGGAGCATTTTTTGCTGTGTTCCTTGAGATGGCATA from Glycine soja cultivar W05 chromosome 16, ASM419377v2, whole genome shotgun sequence harbors:
- the LOC114391110 gene encoding nucleoside-triphosphatase-like, which gives rise to MVLVLWSRGTKNMDFLTLFTLLLLLFIHTALSSTQYHDGNILLTHRKIFPKQEAITSYAVIFDAGSTGSRVHVFHFDQNLDLLRIGNELEFYDKVTPGLSAYADNPQQAAESLIPLLEEAESVVPEDLYPTTPVKLGATAGLRLLEGDASERILQAVRDLLKNRSTLNTQPDAVAIIDGTQEGSYLWVTINYLLGKLGKRFSKTVGVVDLGGGSVQMAYAISRNTAKNAPKPPDGEEPYIKKLVLKGKEYDLYVHSYLHYGREASRAEILKVTDGSANPCILAGFDGTYTYSGADYKAFAPISGSSYDECREVVLQALKLNESCPHQNCTFGGIWDGGRGSGQKILFGTSSFYYLPTEIGIIDLNKPNSKIHPVDLEIEAKRACETKLEDAKSTYPNLAEDRLPYVCLDIAYQYALYTDGFGLDPWQEITVANEIEYQDALVEAAWPLGTAIEAISSLPKFDRLMYFI